The genomic window TCTGCAGCAAGTAGCTCTGcatggttaattaattaaacttacACAAGTTTCAAACGTTGAAAGGTTGTTGAATACTTGAATGGTTGTTACCAAACTCAAAAACCACTATCAAACAATTCAACCATTCACTTTTcccttttcctttttcattctacAATGCAAAACACCAACACCATTTCTCAGCCTTCACATTCCACAACGAGATCTCATCGTTCGCTTCATTCTCATTCCTCTTCTCACCGTCACCATGTTCACCTCTTTCTGGCGATCCATCGATCGCTTCTCCGTTCAACACTTCAGGTAAGTTCAATCGTTAGTTAGGGTTTCATTTCAGTTTTTTATGCTCTGTTTTTTTCGTAATAAGTAATTTCTATTGCGCATTTTTAGGTTTTTCTTGTTTCTTGAGCATGAACTTTGTTTCGTGTAAATTGGAttgttatgaatttttttatgcttaTGGATTTTGGAATTTGATGTTGTTTCAGATGTGTAATTAGTGAATTGCAGAAAATCAAAGTTGTGAACGAGCATAACAGGGTAATTAATACAAGTGAATTTGTTTGTGCATTCCCTATTTTTAGAAAGAAAATCGAGGAAATCATCGAATTAGTCCATGATTATGTAAGACACTCTCAAATAGGCAACTGactttatgaatatttcaaaaaggtCGCCGACTCTATTTAactttcaaattggtccctatATTTAAACACTTACTATCAAACTTTCAAATTGGCCCCTATATTTAAACACTTACTATCAACTAAGTCCCTATATTTTACAActtatcaatttggtccttaaAGGTTTTTCACTTATTCTTATTGTAGTCCCTAACATATTATTTGATGGACTAATATGAGTAAACGGTCAGAGacctttttgaaatattcataaagtCATACATCTATTCGAGAGTATTTTATGAAGTCAGGGACCAATTAATTGGTTTATTCAAAGAAAATTACAATGTAATTATgattgctgtttttttttttgcaggaatTTGTGGTTGATTTATTGCAGTGTATTGTGGAGATAGTAACCTATGGTGATAGACAAGATCCGTTGATTTTTGAGTATGAATTTGTCGtggaaattttgtttttaagatattgttgttatttttgtGATGAAATTTCGGTAATTTGTGACTGATAGTAAACATTTAGATGTTTCATGGAGTACCAAGTGCTTGCGGAGTTTGTTCGCATGCTTAAGACCAATGAAAATTCAAAGATTGAGGCACCGCTGCTGCAGTATCTGAGCATAATGATTCAAAACATGGATAATGAACAAGCAATTTGTAAGATGGTTAATCTTTATTGATGTCTCTGGCTAAAACTCGTTAACTTCTAAGTCTTAGCTGTTTATACATAAATTGATATCCAAATGAAATATTCATTTTACAAAACAAAGTGTTACTCTGAAGGTTACTTACTATAAATTGGTATTTCATATTTGCATGTTGCAGACTATTGCTTCAGCAATGGTTATATTAACAGCATTATTTCACATCCCTACAAATTTGACGGGGGAGACTTAGCTTCGTACTATGTGTCTTTTCTAAGGTTTTGATTCTTTTTGGTTCTCATTATTTGTTGGAAGTCATTTATCTTTAATTCTTTATCGATAGAGACATGCAGTTATTAGTTCTACCTTTTTCTGctagttttctcttttttcGTTTTTACTTGGTTACCGAATAATATTCGGAAGGGTACAGAttgtgattttaatattttgctTATGACATTTCTGTATCATAATTTAATCagaaagtatatttttttttttggtttatttctTCATGCAGGGCAATTAGTGGTAAAATAAGTAAGGACACACTTTGCCTCCTTGTGAAGGTTCATGGGGTAAGCTAAAACACATAAATAGTTTTCTGGTGTATTTTAGATCAACATAGTTATCTTTTCACTCTTGAAAGGCACTTATTAGGCCACGATTTTCAACTTACATCAACGGGGATCTTACTTCATTAATCCAATATTGTCATTATCAAAGATACTTTAATAGTACATTCTAGTTGAGAAAGATATCAGTGAAAATTACATATGTGCTTCCTGCCTTGCATAGTGGTGTGTGAAACCTTTCACTTACTATTTGTGAACATGATGAAAGGGAGAAACCATTACTATTAGGTCTCTACTAGCATTAAATATATGCTAGTGAGAGAGTTTGTTAGTTTGATAGGTTAGTTGGATTGACATTGTTAGAAGAAATAAAACATGTTGTTTAAGTGGGAGATCTGTCTTGTCATTTAAGAAAATGTTGGGATCTTTAGGCTAGAGAGGTGCTGACCCTCAAAGTTCAACAATGTTGATTTAATCAGGGAGACTGTGCCTGTTCTCTCTAATAACATAACATACTAAGCTTCTATCAACCAGTAGCTGTGACCGTTGGGTAGTGCGTAACTGCGTATTGAAGGACTCAAAAAGTGTAAGGGTTAGACTTAGAAAAAATGAAGCAGCACATTCTTGGATAATTGGATAAGTAAGGAAATAGATTGCAAGTTTTAGGAGAAAATTAAAGGAAGAACATTTTGGTTCCAAGAAAAGGAAAGAGGATCTTGGGAGCTAGAATAGAAGGAAAAATGGAGGATTGAAAACCAATGACCAGGAATGCAGTGATGGAAGGGaatggtgaaaaacaaaaacaccaGGGCTCCAGGAGACGCTGAGATGGAAATAGTTCTTGTCTTTTGAGAAATTGTTGAGGCCTTAGGTCTAGGATTGTGCAGATCTTTGTAGTTATACATTGTTGTTCTATAATAATAGAGATTATCTATGTCTTTTGTAGTTATCATCAACATTATTGTCAGTTAACTTGTGATGGAGATTTCTTTTTGTCCAGCTGAATTCAGCAAGGAATTTTTAAAGATTCTGTGTCAACATTCAACTGCAGGATGCTGTAGTCTCCTTTCCCTTGTACACAGAGGCTTTAAGATTTGCTCATCACGAGGAAAAGATGATTCAAACAGCAATACGTTCATTGGTTCTCAATATATGCAATGGTATGTGGCTGCTCTTTTACTTGGAACTTCCTATATGCATATGCTCTAGAGCAATCTGTTTCTAAATTTTACAATGCTTTTGTCTTGGTTCTACAGTTAGTGATGACATGGTATATCAATTTATATTGACTCCTCCAGTTTCCGAATATTTCTCTGACCTAGTTCATAGATTAAGAGATCTATGCTTCTGCTTAGACGTTATTCTCCATGATAAAGGGTATTTTcactttaacttttttaaagAGATAATTCTTGTTGCATATGCCCTTGGATACTTCTAACTTCTGAAGATCTAACTCGCTACTTTGAAGCAGGGAGATGGAGaatcaaaaaagaagaaatgggCTGATTCTTCAATCTGATAAAATTGTGGACGAACTGTACTACTTCAAAGACATTCTTAGTGTTGGCAAGCCACATTTGACAGGACTGGTTACTGAAAATCTGCTGAATGGACTTGTGTTTCCTGTACTAATCTCATTACTAGTTTTGAAGAATAATGATGTAAGCTGAGAAGAATTCCTGTAAACTAGTCAAcctttaattttagtttatcTTAGCTTTGTACCATCTCTAAATTGACTTTAATGTTCAAGTCTGTTAATGATGATCAGGTCGTTCCCGCCAAATCTTGAATATTTAATCTATAGTATATTGTATGGTAGAATGGGAATGCCTTCATTTGGTATTCAAAACTGCAGGGCTTGTTTACTTAGTGAAAACATTTTCTATcttcattttctaaaatttgcATTAGTTTTACTTGTTAACAAGGAGAAAAGAGTCTTCAAGTGAACAATTATTTGCATTTCTGAAAACAATGAAAATGTCAAAAGGGTTATTTTCATTATTCCCTGAAGTGCATCATCCCTAACTAGTATTTATCTTCTCTCCATCACACTGACTCACTTTAAAAGTATTTTCTCTTTGCTAACaaattaaactaacagaaaTTTTAGGAAATGAACAAAAATCCCATAGTTCTGTTCTTGCTGGTGAAAACTCCTATATTATAGTTGCTGTTTTCACACGACttttatttaaactttttatCACATGATGTACTTATTCAAACATTATCTTTGCCCAGGAGTCAGGTTTATCTGCTGTCACTTCACTATATATTGTATCCCGCCTTCTTCAAGTTGTTGGTGGAAGAAGCATGATTAATAATGTGGCATGTGTCATattcttttatcattttttgaaCTTAAATGTGAGAATTCGAAGTGATGGGAATGCTACTGATGGCCATGATGACATTAAACCTTTTGTAAAGTGCTTTAGTGAAATTGAAAGTACTATATGTTATGCTCCAGAGTTAAATGGAGCTGAGAGCATCACTGGGAACTATTTAGGTGCTCATGGGGAAGATGTCATGTCTGGTTTTAGTGCCGATGAAATTTGTTCCAAAAGGTTGGCATatttgttcttcatattttgtcATTGTTATGTGTAAATTCCGTATAGACTTTATAGTGTTGAGATTGTTTTGTTATGTCTTCACTCTTTACAATCCATTACTTTCCTTTTGcttgtgtatatataatatgCCTGAAAGAAGATCCAGGGGAAAGTGTGGGAGATGAGATAAAAACTTTATTTCATATTGAAAGGGTCAGGTTACTGGAAGAATAGTGAATGTTGATAAAAGAAATTCCCAGATTAATAGTAATGCTGCAGAAGTAGTTGACCATTTATGTATTATGATCCTGGTAACCAAAGTGTACATATAATGAAGTTTCTATCGTTGCAGGAGAGGAATACTTGAATTTGTTTTCTCTGAGGATTGCAGCCTATTGTTGCCATCTGTATCTCTGTTGCTCATTTTGGCAGAAAGtaaaggtatttttttttttttgaattggcaattaattttattaatctcTAAAGCTCAAACTATGAACACAAAGAAGTATCGAAGGAAAGGCAGATACAAGATACAAAAGGAAACAAATACTACAAAACCGCAATGCACCACAAACATAAGGCACTAAGACACGAAAACACCAAATACACCAATAAACCAAACAGCAAGGTATATCAAAAGACACAAAATACAGACACACACAGCACAACAAACAGCAACAGGAGCACAACACAGCAGCAGCACAAGAACCACACAGCAGAAACTCATACCTCTGAAACCTGTACAATGACAACCCTGAATCAACATCGAGGCAAACAATTACACGGATCCCAACTTCACTCATAAAACATACTAGGGTGCAGCTTAAATTTTCCCGAGCTCCATTTCCACGACAATACTTTTATACTCTCCACCTCTAAATAATCCTTGTTACCGTTTGAAAAGCTAACATCATTCCTTGCCTTCCAAATTCCCCAAATAATCCTTGTTATTGTTATTTCCTTCAATTATGTATCCTAGCAATTGTCTTTTAGTACGTAACTGAATTATTTGTTTGTTGCTTTTTCATGCAAGTTTTGCAGATCTTGATTCTAGAATATCTCCAATGATAGGACTATATGGGACTGGGAATGTTATGGTAAGTATCCATTGAATTGAACTGAAAAGGATCATAAACTTTTAGAATGGCATACTACAGCACATTCATTTCCACACCATGTTAAGGATCATGTATATACTAGAAACGAAGTATTTTTTGCTGAATAAATGTTAGAATTCTTTAACCATGCTGAGATATCTGTAAGCAAGTACAATATTGCCTCCATACATATTCATTTATGACTTCTGTTCTTGCTTACTAACATATTTGAGGTGGACATGTTTCTCTTCAattatccttttaaaattagttttttttttccttcctagTTAATAATCCTATTGTTGGGAAAATTATAAGAAAGGGGATCTTGGTAAAAATTgcattaattttatttcttattttttgtgTACAGAAATTGATTACAAAACATATATAGACTACACCAGTCCTGATTAaggaattaaaatataataaaaactgtataaatcatatttaaccAAATATGTCCGAATTATTGAAACAAATCTCTACTAATTATATTACATACCACTCAACTATCTGAACAAATTTACCTATTGAATGGGTTAATTATTCACTTAATTCATTTTTACACAAATTATATTTACAGTAATTTTCCCttgattttgtatattttttttgtctacaaagaAGTTGAGGATCGAAACCAGGACCtctaacatactacccaaatccctcactACTAAATATGATTTCCCTTGATTATTGAACTGAAAGCTGTTGGTGTTAGATGAACCATGCATTAAAtatgatttctttttctttcatcttctttGTCTGTTTCAGTTGCAAACTATATTTAAAGTAATTTTCCCTTGATTATTATTGAACTGAAAGCTGTTGGTGTTAAATGAACCATGCAATAAAtatgatttctttttctttcatcttctttGTCTGTTTCAGTTGCAAGCTAATGGTGCGTCAACTTCTAAGCCTGCGGATGGTAGTATCTTTAGATTTATGCCTATGGTATATGTaacaatgttattttaaatctctttaacaaaattattctttgttattatatttgttatgtaatttttatgttgTTAAATTTGGTTCTGTATAGCGTACCAAATGATAACAAAATAACCAAGTCCTCTTAAATTTGACAGATTGTAAATGCCCTCCTGAAGGTTTTAGCTTTCCAGCAATCCCTCTCTGCAATGATGCAATGGCATGTTGGATGGTGCTTACGAAAGCTACTTAACTTCAACAGAGAGGGACTTAATAGTGATAATCTCCTCCTTTTCACTGTAAGTATTCAACAATTTCGAAAAGCCATAGTTTTGTGGCAATAcatgatttttttaaggaataacTTATCCATGCCATTATTAATTCCAAATATCAAATTGTATTTACACACTCAAAGTTTCTAAAGTTTTATAATTTCTAGTTTCCATTGGCAGACTTCATATGATCAGTCTCGTGCACGCTTTCTGAAAGAACTTGATGGAATTTGGTTTGATCATATTCCAGATGCTCTCAGAAATGAATGGGAAAGTTGTTTAAGAGGTATTTATAAGTTAGTATATGCTTAATATATGTATTGCATAACTTGATTTTTTTATCAGTTAGAAATTgcataaatatttttgtaacaaaaaacaGGAAGTCAAAATTCTTGTTGAATCATTGAcatgtttattttttgattgTGTCCAATAGCATCCCTTAATTCAGGTAGCTAAGCCTGTCTGCTTGGATTAGGCGTGGTGGTTGTCGTgctaacaaaagataaattatcTTCGACAGATTATACATATTTTCCTCTAATGCTCATTCCTTATGTTGCATGCAGCTCTTGAACAATCTTCCCAATATAAAGATCCATTATTTATGTTGGAGCTTGTTCTTCACCAACAATCTACCAACGGTATTGTCATCTTTGCATGAACTATTCGTTTAATGAAATGGTATTTTCCGGTTGATATTAAACCGTATAAAGTACCGATTACGATTTCATCAAGAGTATATTGGTTGATGTCTATGACAGGAGAAACATCTTCATATTTTGCTTGGCAAAGGATGGATAATGCAATCaaggtattgttatttattctgTTCAATTGACTTTCATATTATTAGTTGGGTTTTTCTAACCTGTGCAATTGCACAGGATAAGCATGGGTATTTAATGCCTTGTTTTGTGAATTTTCCAAAACTCATGATGAttgaattttttctaaaaaataggggggagagagagagaaaaaaaattcactcaTCAATGAGTTTTGGAAAATCCACAAAACAAGGCATTAAATACTGATGCTTATCCTGTGCAATTGCACAGGTTAGAAAAACCCTTATTGGTTTTATTATTTCATCATTTCGTTACTTTCTACAAACACTGAATGGGTGCTTGTTTTCAATGCGGATAAGAAATTTAAATTGACTTTTACTTTTCACCTTTGTATTAACCATATTTACCAGGTACATCCCTGGTCTAGTGCTCAACATATGCTTTTTTGAATGGTAGATATTTTTCTAGTTGATTAGTCAAGCCATGAGAGTTCAAGTGATAGAGATCACATGTAATTACACATTGAATTCAAGCAATAAACCTATGATCAGATGAAATTGACAAATGCTTGAAATGTAATTGTAACCGGTAATCGGAAAGTACCACGAGTTCATGATTTGTGCATGTATTTTCCTGATTTTAAAGGCTGCTGTTAATTTCATATTGCATTTTAGTATCTCATCTCTAAAATTACTGAAGCAACTTCTGATATTTTATTCAGGCATTCATTCTTCACTTCCAGCTGAACAcatttattttcaaaagtgTATTGGTTGAGAAGCCATTGTTGAACACTATTCCCAGTTCTACCAATGATTTTGGAGCAAACCGAACTTCAGATGTTTCATCTGCTAGCTTTGGGTCCAATGTTTCTTTGGGTGGGCATCATATATTTAAACTTGGTTGTGCCTTTGGcgtcaattgttattttttgtttaatttctaACGCTGTGTAACTTCTGCAGAATGTGGAATTCCATGTCGGATTGCATTTTCAAATTCTGAAATTAGGGATGTATATGTAATACCAATGGCATATGGAATGATCGGAAAGTTACTTCTTGCAGAGAAACACCCATTCCGCAGTCGACATGGAGTTGTGATTGCAATTGCTCCACTGGCAGGGTTATGTGTAAGTCGATGTTGTCTTAACATTTTGCTGGCCAAAGAATAGCTTCTGAAATTTTAATGTTTgattataattttgttaaaaagaGTGAAACTGTTTGATCTTATTGTCATGTGTTGCATTAAAGTTTATGTTGTTAAAAACCTCTACTTTTCTGTGTTTGATAGGTTCATTGAACCATCAACTGTACTAAATCAAAGGTGGAAAAACTATTACTAATACTTAATGACTTAAAATTTTGCTGCACCTcagttttttctcttttaaaattcatatatcaaGAAAAACAACCATATCATAGCTATTGATCTTTAGTTATTGAATGAGTCATGTTTTTATTTCTTCAGCATGTTTCATTtgcatttttttcttgtttttgatACAGCCTAAAATTGAAGTAGACCATCCCTCGTGGTTGCTTCTTCGAATAAGAAATTTTGACCCGCAGTTTTATACAATTAAAGCTAGAGAAAACAACCTGAGCATGCCTGATCAATTGAAAGATGGGAGATGGATTCTCGGTTTCCCGAATGCAAAAGCATGCGAGGAAGCTCAATTGGCGATTCTAAATGAAGTTACCAAGCAGAGATCAGCCGTGGAGTACATTCTTGATCCGTTACTTCAGAAAGATCTTGGATTAGCTGTAGACAAAGGTAGTTAAAGTTGTGGTAATGATTTACTGTGGCTTTACAATTCCCCCCCTCCCTCTTAGAATTTGTCTCTCACATTCTTCATATTGTTCCCTTTcttaattttcttatatttgggTTCTgtaaataagataaaatttatGCTGCATGTAATAACTGATATTTAAGTGTGCAATATTTTGTCAGATATGGGCCTTTAATTAGGGTAACAATAATAATGGGCCTTGTCGGTTCATATTAGTAGGTAGTTTTATTATTAGTAGGcaatttttatagaaaataactTGCATATGTAACTGCAGTCTGCAGTTAGAgtaagaattaattaattaggagAATGAGAGGTATTGCCTATAAATAGAAGGGGTGTTTGAGAAAGGGGCCATTTTGGTATTGGGAGGCGGTGACCCTCGAAATTCTGTGATATCATTCtgtagtttattttaaataattgtttatcttatgtcattttactattttagcCTTGAGGGTTGTATTTAAAGGCATGATGCCTTATTTTAACGATCATTCAATATTCAACAAATTATCTTCTTCTCTAAAAAAACTCTTCCATTTAATATTATGTTTTGCATAATCTTTCTCATTTGTACCGAATTCTATTCAAACCATTGGAATTTCTACTTTGAGACTTAATTCTACCGGTTCGTCCCTAGAATCTATTTTATcggttacaattggtatcaaaGCATATTTCTTGAGCATATATGTTTCTAACAGATGTTTATCAGATTTCATGTAGAAATGTGATTGTTTGCAATACTTGAATACAAAGTTTCTGTAATTCCTTTAAATATTTGGCTGCTAtcaatggagaaaaaaaatactaactttaacaactaattactaacTTTCTAACTTTGAcagtttgaaaaataaaataaaattggctGCTATCATTTTCACTGTCCACTGTCTAGTATTACATTTTAATGTTAGCATAGGTTTTGATTCTGTACTCTGATCTCCAGTATGTTTGCCCCTTTGGTATGCTGGATCTTAAAGTAACTCCTGTATTTACTAACCCAAAATTACATACATTCAATATTACACAGtcgaatttaaaataaaataatacattaGTCTAATTTATGGTGATATTGAAAAACAAATTGGATACCACTAATTTCCTTCCCTTCCGATCTATTGCATCTTTTATAATAGAGTTCATTTGCACCCACCGTGGAATTTTATACACTTATCAATAAATATATCCATTTGATCATGTTTTTTTGTTAACAAGGTATTTCTGCACACAATTGCGACTATCTTGAAGTAGTTGAATAATTCCATTTGGTCTTCAACTCTTGAATAATTCCAAGTAGTTGAACAATTGCGACTATCTTGAATTGCTAAATCACGTTCATCATTGCAAAGCAAATGACATGCCAACCCAAAGACCGGTATTGATACTTACACCGCTCCTTCGTCTTTAATGTTTACATCCTCTAATACCTTCACTGCATCTTTTATTACTGTCATTACGCAAGGCATTGTCTTCCTCttgattgaatttgtttgcattATCCCTTACCGTATAACTTATACAAAAAATCATAGAGATACTACTAGGAATGTATATATTTGACAACATTTATATAATCTAACGAATTCTTTTAAATTATCCCTTGCTACAAGACTCGTCACAAAATATAGGGATACTCTATAGGAGGTTATATATACAACATTCATTAACCAAATTGAAAAATCTACCTACATTTACAGAAAcactaattataaaaaatttaaaccaaAAAGATACATTCCAAATACGAACTACACATATGAACTAAATTGACAAATTTCGACcaaaaaatatttggtttttgAAGAGCAAAGTAAAAACTTTCCTTGATCCAAACTAGGTTTAGCGAGAAGAGGTTTTGTTATTGTGAACAAGGAGGGACAAAAGACTATTGTTATTTaggagatttacttttgtcaccctaccccatttctcgtgcgccctatgaatttatcaaaatacctTTGTCCTCTACTTAGGTAGTGAATTTTATCCGCCGCTTAAGTAGAGGATGAGTAAAATTTTCATGATTTTCCAACACCTAAGATTTAACACCCTCCAAAGACACCCTACCATGAATTTTTGGCTTTCTTCATCCACCATTTAAGTAACGGACATATAGTTTCAACCTATTCGTTACTTAAGTAACCGACGGTCCTAACATATATAAGGAACACACCCACCTTCCCCCTCATTCTTGTCAGtttcaaaaacaaagaaaaacctccaaatttttcttttgagaCTTTGTATCAAGAAGCAATTTGAGCTAAGTCATTTGCCTCTTGATTTTCAATTCGAGGTACATGTTCCATGTCAACATAGTCGAAACATTTTAACAAAAAGAATTTGCAGTAACAAAATATTTCATTAAGTGTTCTTTAATGCACTTATATTCCTTTGTTAATTGTTTCACAATTAACTTTGAATCTCCTCTTATTATGATATTCTTTACCCCCAAGTCAAGCAAAATTTCAAGATATGCTATATTACGGCTTCATATTCAACCTCATTATTGGAGCAATGACCTTTGATTTTGTATTTGAACTTAGTTGGGATTTTAGATGGAGAGATAATGAAATCCCAATTTCAGTTCCATCTTTATGTATAGAACcatcaaaatataatttctaaGATTCTGTATCCACATAACTTGGTGATGCTTCAAGTGCTGAATGATCAACAATAAGGTCAGCAACAATTTGGCCTTTAATGGCTTTCAAAGGCTGATAAATTAGTGAATATTCAGTAAGTGCTAAAGCCCATTTTCCAATTCGACTGTGCAATATTGGTTTCAACAACATGTGTTTAATTACGTCAAAATGAGAATAACCGTAAACATCAACAACTTTTATATAATGCTTAAGTTTtgtacaagagaaatacaaacaaaacaaagcTTTTCTATTGGACTATATCTAGTTTCAGCATCATTTAGGACTCGACTAAGGTAATATATGGCCTTTTCAACGTCATTGTCATCTTCTTGAGCAAGCATGCTTCATATGGTCGAATTAGATGTTGATATATACAACTTCATCAATTTATTTCGACGGGGAAACATTAAAATATGAGACTTTGTTGAGTATTCTTTAATCTCATCGAAAGCTTTTTGGTGATCTTCATCCCCTTTGAAGTTGTCTTCCCTTTTGAGTTGAAGTAATGACGAAAAAACTTGAGTTTtgccacttaggtttgatatGAACCTCCTCAAAAATTTTATCTTCCCCAACAAAGAATGAAGTTGTTTCTTTGTCGAGGGAGGCTTGGTTTCCAATATTGCctttgtcttgttttggtttattTCAATGCATTTTTTATGCACCATAAaaccaaggaaatctcctggcAGTTCTGATGAATTTACTTTTCAGCAGACTCTCAATTTCCTCTTTGATCTTTGACATGATGTATGGTGCAAACATTCTTGGCAGTTGTTTCACTGACTTTTCCCTAGTTTAATTGTCAATTTTAATTCTACCATTTTCTACTAAACCTAGGCATCTCATTGTAATCCCAAGCAAAGCAATCCTTAAATTCTTTAACAAGTTCAATCATTTTGGTCTTTAGACCTGAATTGATCTTAGCATTAATGCATGTTAGCCTTTTTACGGAGCCATCTCCAAGATCAATATCTTGGAAAGGATATTGAGCTTTCATTTTCTTAGTCGTATTCATTGGATCTTTTTCAAATCCTAGAAGTTCGTCATCATAAATGCAATCACGCCTTAAAGTTTCCGGCATTTCTTTGCCATGATTAATATTATTGGCTTCAACaaccattttttgtttcaattcgGCTTCGAAAGTCGctttaattttgtttcaacCATATAAGCTGAAATCTTTGCCCAAGGATTGAGCTTAAACATACAAGTCTTCATACATCCCACCCTGTTAGTGGGATCTTGCCCTCCTTTGAGGACTCATCTTCAATTTCCTCCCTCTCCCAAATGAAACCATGGGTTTGGTGGAGAATGATTGAATGATATAACATTATCAGATGGGGCA from Trifolium pratense cultivar HEN17-A07 linkage group LG1, ARS_RC_1.1, whole genome shotgun sequence includes these protein-coding regions:
- the LOC123903289 gene encoding protein TRANSPARENT TESTA 9-like isoform X1 is translated as MVVTKLKNHYQTIQPFTFPFSFFILQCKTPTPFLSLHIPQRDLIVRFILIPLLTVTMFTSFWRSIDRFSVQHFRCVISELQKIKVVNEHNREFVVDLLQCIVEIVTYGDRQDPLIFECFMEYQVLAEFVRMLKTNENSKIEAPLLQYLSIMIQNMDNEQAIYYCFSNGYINSIISHPYKFDGGDLASYYVSFLRAISGKISKDTLCLLVKVHGDAVVSFPLYTEALRFAHHEEKMIQTAIRSLVLNICNVSDDMVYQFILTPPVSEYFSDLVHRLRDLCFCLDVILHDKGREMENQKRRNGLILQSDKIVDELYYFKDILSVGKPHLTGLVTENLLNGLVFPVLISLLVLKNNDESGLSAVTSLYIVSRLLQVVGGRSMINNVACVIFFYHFLNLNVRIRSDGNATDGHDDIKPFVKCFSEIESTICYAPELNGAESITGNYLGAHGEDVMSGFSADEICSKRRGILEFVFSEDCSLLLPSVSLLLILAESKDLDSRISPMIGLYGTGNVMLQANGASTSKPADGSIFRFMPMIVNALLKVLAFQQSLSAMMQWHVGWCLRKLLNFNREGLNSDNLLLFTTSYDQSRARFLKELDGIWFDHIPDALRNEWESCLRALEQSSQYKDPLFMLELVLHQQSTNGETSSYFAWQRMDNAIKAFILHFQLNTFIFKSVLVEKPLLNTIPSSTNDFGANRTSDVSSASFGSNVSLECGIPCRIAFSNSEIRDVYVIPMAYGMIGKLLLAEKHPFRSRHGVVIAIAPLAGLCPKIEVDHPSWLLLRIRNFDPQFYTIKARENNLSMPDQLKDGRWILGFPNAKACEEAQLAILNEVTKQRSAVEYILDPLLQKDLGLAVDKGS
- the LOC123903289 gene encoding protein TRANSPARENT TESTA 9-like isoform X2, giving the protein MVVTKLKNHYQTIQPFTFPFSFFILQCKTPTPFLSLHIPQRDLIVRFILIPLLTVTMFTSFWRSIDRFSVQHFRCVISELQKIKVVNEHNREFVVDLLQCIVEIVTYGDRQDPLIFECFMEYQVLAEFVRMLKTNENSKIEAPLLQYLSIMIQNMDNEQAIYYCFSNGYINSIISHPYKFDGGDLASYYVSFLRAISGKISKDTLCLLVKVHGDAVVSFPLYTEALRFAHHEEKMIQTAIRSLVLNICNVSDDMVYQFILTPPVSEYFSDLVHRLRDLCFCLDVILHDKGEMENQKRRNGLILQSDKIVDELYYFKDILSVGKPHLTGLVTENLLNGLVFPVLISLLVLKNNDESGLSAVTSLYIVSRLLQVVGGRSMINNVACVIFFYHFLNLNVRIRSDGNATDGHDDIKPFVKCFSEIESTICYAPELNGAESITGNYLGAHGEDVMSGFSADEICSKRRGILEFVFSEDCSLLLPSVSLLLILAESKDLDSRISPMIGLYGTGNVMLQANGASTSKPADGSIFRFMPMIVNALLKVLAFQQSLSAMMQWHVGWCLRKLLNFNREGLNSDNLLLFTTSYDQSRARFLKELDGIWFDHIPDALRNEWESCLRALEQSSQYKDPLFMLELVLHQQSTNGETSSYFAWQRMDNAIKAFILHFQLNTFIFKSVLVEKPLLNTIPSSTNDFGANRTSDVSSASFGSNVSLECGIPCRIAFSNSEIRDVYVIPMAYGMIGKLLLAEKHPFRSRHGVVIAIAPLAGLCPKIEVDHPSWLLLRIRNFDPQFYTIKARENNLSMPDQLKDGRWILGFPNAKACEEAQLAILNEVTKQRSAVEYILDPLLQKDLGLAVDKGS
- the LOC123903289 gene encoding protein TRANSPARENT TESTA 9-like isoform X6 — its product is MVVTKLKNHYQTIQPFTFPFSFFILQCKTPTPFLSLHIPQRDLIVRFILIPLLTVTMFTSFWRSIDRFSVQHFRCVISELQKIKVVNEHNREFVVDLLQCIVEIVTYGDRQDPLIFECFMEYQVLAEFVRMLKTNENSKIEAPLLQYLSIMIQNMDNEQAIYYCFSNGYINSIISHPYKFDGGDLASYYVSFLRAISGKISKDTLCLLVKVHGDAVVSFPLYTEALRFAHHEEKMIQTAIRSLVLNICNVSDDMVYQFILTPPVSEYFSDLVHRLRDLCFCLDVILHDKGREMENQKRRNGLILQSDKIVDELYYFKDILSVGKPHLTGLVTENLLNGLVFPVLISLLVLKNNDESGLSAVTSLYIVSRLLQVVGGRSMINNVACVIFFYHFLNLNVRIRSDGNATDGHDDIKPFVKCFSEIESTICYAPELNGAESITGNYLGAHGEDVMSGFSADEICSKRRGILEFVFSEDCSLLLPSVSLLLILAESKDLDSRISPMIGLYGTGNVMLQANGASTSKPADGSIFRFMPMIVNALLKVLAFQQSLSAMMQWHVGWCLRKLLNFNREGLNSDNLLLFTTSYDQSRARFLKELDGIWFDHIPDALRNEWESCLRALEQSSQYKDPLFMLELVLHQQSTNGETSSYFAWQRMDNAIKVHPWSSAQHMLF